From Echeneis naucrates chromosome 7, fEcheNa1.1, whole genome shotgun sequence, one genomic window encodes:
- the timm17b gene encoding mitochondrial import inner membrane translocase subunit Tim17-B isoform X2 yields the protein MEEYAREPCPWRIVDDCGGAFTMGAIGGGVFQSIKGFRNAPAGVGHRLRGSANAVRVRAPQIGGSFAVWGGLFSTIDCGLVRIRGKEDPWNSITSGALTGAILAARSGPLTMMGSAMMGGILLALIEGFGILLTRYTAQQFQNPLPFVDDPSQLPPKDGGQQQGAKGQFQ from the exons ATGGAGGAATATGCCCGTGAGCCTTG TCCCTGGAGGATAGTAGATGACTGTGGAGGTGCCTTCACCATGGGCGCAATAGGAGGTGGGGTGTTCCAGTCGATCAAGGGTTTTCGTAACGCCCCTGCA GGTGTCGGACACCGCTTGAGAGGTAGCGCAAAtgcagtgagagtgagagcTCCACAGATCGGAG GTAGCTTCGCTGTATGGGGAGGCCTCTTCTCCACAATTGATTGTGGTCTAGTTCGTATCCGAGGGAAAGAAGATCCATGGAACTCCATAACAAGTGGTGCTCTGACTGGAGCCATCCTGGCAGCACGCA GTGGGCCTTTGACTATGATGGGCTCTGCCATGATGGGGGGGATTTTGCTCGCTCTCATTGAAGGTTTTGGGATCCTCTTGACCAGATACACGGCCCAACAGTTTCAGAATC ctcttccctTTGTCGACGACCCCAGTCAGTTACCTCCAAAGGATGGAGGTCAGCAGCAGGGGGCAAAGGGGCAATTTCAGTAG
- the timm17b gene encoding mitochondrial import inner membrane translocase subunit Tim17-B isoform X3: MGAIGGGVFQSIKGFRNAPAGVGHRLRGSANAVRVRAPQIGGSFAVWGGLFSTIDCGLVRIRGKEDPWNSITSGALTGAILAARSGPLTMMGSAMMGGILLALIEGFGILLTRYTAQQFQNPLPFVDDPSQLPPKDGGQQQGAKGQFQ, encoded by the exons ATGGGCGCAATAGGAGGTGGGGTGTTCCAGTCGATCAAGGGTTTTCGTAACGCCCCTGCA GGTGTCGGACACCGCTTGAGAGGTAGCGCAAAtgcagtgagagtgagagcTCCACAGATCGGAG GTAGCTTCGCTGTATGGGGAGGCCTCTTCTCCACAATTGATTGTGGTCTAGTTCGTATCCGAGGGAAAGAAGATCCATGGAACTCCATAACAAGTGGTGCTCTGACTGGAGCCATCCTGGCAGCACGCA GTGGGCCTTTGACTATGATGGGCTCTGCCATGATGGGGGGGATTTTGCTCGCTCTCATTGAAGGTTTTGGGATCCTCTTGACCAGATACACGGCCCAACAGTTTCAGAATC ctcttccctTTGTCGACGACCCCAGTCAGTTACCTCCAAAGGATGGAGGTCAGCAGCAGGGGGCAAAGGGGCAATTTCAGTAG
- the timm17b gene encoding mitochondrial import inner membrane translocase subunit Tim17-B isoform X1, whose product MHGNTNNKVFIIETLSDPACLSCISSLFFILSCSPWRIVDDCGGAFTMGAIGGGVFQSIKGFRNAPAGVGHRLRGSANAVRVRAPQIGGSFAVWGGLFSTIDCGLVRIRGKEDPWNSITSGALTGAILAARSGPLTMMGSAMMGGILLALIEGFGILLTRYTAQQFQNPLPFVDDPSQLPPKDGGQQQGAKGQFQ is encoded by the exons ATGCACGGCAATACCAACAACAAGGTGTTTATAATTGAAACATTAAGTGATCCAGCTTgtctttcctgtatttcctctctcttcttcataCTTTCCTGCAGTCCCTGGAGGATAGTAGATGACTGTGGAGGTGCCTTCACCATGGGCGCAATAGGAGGTGGGGTGTTCCAGTCGATCAAGGGTTTTCGTAACGCCCCTGCA GGTGTCGGACACCGCTTGAGAGGTAGCGCAAAtgcagtgagagtgagagcTCCACAGATCGGAG GTAGCTTCGCTGTATGGGGAGGCCTCTTCTCCACAATTGATTGTGGTCTAGTTCGTATCCGAGGGAAAGAAGATCCATGGAACTCCATAACAAGTGGTGCTCTGACTGGAGCCATCCTGGCAGCACGCA GTGGGCCTTTGACTATGATGGGCTCTGCCATGATGGGGGGGATTTTGCTCGCTCTCATTGAAGGTTTTGGGATCCTCTTGACCAGATACACGGCCCAACAGTTTCAGAATC ctcttccctTTGTCGACGACCCCAGTCAGTTACCTCCAAAGGATGGAGGTCAGCAGCAGGGGGCAAAGGGGCAATTTCAGTAG